From a region of the Xanthomonas rydalmerensis genome:
- a CDS encoding FdhF/YdeP family oxidoreductase produces the protein MSKKTIQPYTQPAGGWGALRAVAKHLMEQDVAVQGAKTLLHANQPDGFDCPGCAWPDRDHTSTFEFCENGAKAVAAESTARRATPELFAQHSVAQLARYSDYWLEGQGRLTQPLRYDADTDHYVPIDWDAAFALIAQHLNGLASPDEAIFYTSGRTSNEAAFLYQLFVREFGTNNFPDCSNMCHEPSGTALKAQIGVGKGTVSLQDFELADAIFIFGQNPGTNHPRMLGELRQAAKRGAAIVSFNPLRERGLEKFADPQDKLEMLHNGSTRISSDYFQLKIGGDLAAVKGIIKHVLERDAEAASGGQPRLLDMEFIDRHTAGFEAFAAEVAAEPWDTIVEESGLSEPALRKAGEIYLKAERLIACWGMGITQHKHSVATIQMIANLLLLRGHLGRPGAGLCPVRGHSNVQGDRTMMIYEQPPQAFLDRLQKVFGFAPPRAPGYDTVGAIEAMADGRAKVFFAMGGNFATATPDTDATHRALRRCQLTVHVTTKLNRSHLVHGRDALILPCLGRTEIDIQEGGPQHVSVEDSMSMVHLSGGINPPASPQLLSEPAIVAGLAEATLGARSTIRWRWLVADYDRIRDLIAQMFDDFADFNARVRVPGGFRLSNGARDRVWDTPEGRAVFKPHAVPTDNPIHRARREHPGELVFTLATTRSHDQYNTTIYGLDDRYRGVFGERRVLFINAADIADLGMQAGDWVDLHSLCEDGVPRQAKRFMLVEYNIPRGCLAAYYPETNALVPLSSFADEARTPTSKSIPVVVTAHLADAAAAAPRDIGVALVR, from the coding sequence ATGAGCAAGAAGACCATCCAGCCGTACACGCAACCGGCCGGCGGTTGGGGCGCGCTGCGCGCCGTGGCCAAGCACCTGATGGAGCAGGACGTGGCGGTGCAGGGGGCCAAGACCCTGCTGCACGCCAACCAGCCCGACGGCTTCGACTGTCCCGGCTGCGCCTGGCCCGACCGCGACCACACCTCCACGTTCGAGTTCTGCGAGAACGGCGCCAAGGCGGTGGCCGCCGAATCCACCGCACGCCGCGCCACGCCGGAGCTGTTCGCCCAGCACAGCGTCGCGCAACTGGCGCGCTACAGCGACTACTGGCTGGAAGGGCAGGGCCGGCTGACCCAGCCGCTGCGCTACGACGCCGACACCGATCACTACGTGCCGATCGACTGGGATGCGGCGTTCGCGCTGATCGCCCAGCACCTCAATGGCTTGGCCTCGCCGGACGAGGCGATCTTCTACACCTCCGGCCGCACCAGCAACGAAGCCGCGTTCCTGTACCAGCTGTTCGTGCGCGAGTTCGGCACCAACAACTTCCCGGACTGCTCCAACATGTGCCACGAGCCGTCCGGCACTGCGCTCAAGGCGCAGATCGGGGTCGGCAAGGGCACCGTCTCGCTGCAGGATTTCGAACTGGCCGATGCGATCTTCATCTTCGGCCAGAACCCGGGCACCAACCATCCGCGCATGCTCGGCGAACTGCGCCAGGCGGCCAAGCGTGGCGCGGCGATCGTCTCGTTCAACCCGTTGCGCGAACGCGGCCTGGAGAAATTCGCCGATCCGCAGGACAAGCTGGAGATGCTGCACAACGGCTCCACGCGCATCTCCTCGGACTATTTCCAGCTGAAGATCGGCGGCGACCTGGCCGCGGTCAAGGGCATCATCAAGCATGTGCTGGAGCGCGATGCCGAGGCGGCCAGTGGCGGCCAGCCGCGGCTGCTGGACATGGAGTTCATCGACCGCCACACCGCCGGCTTCGAGGCCTTCGCCGCCGAGGTCGCGGCCGAGCCGTGGGACACCATCGTCGAGGAATCCGGGCTGAGCGAGCCCGCACTGCGCAAGGCCGGCGAGATCTACCTCAAGGCCGAGCGGCTGATCGCCTGCTGGGGCATGGGCATCACCCAGCACAAGCATTCGGTGGCGACCATCCAGATGATCGCCAACCTGCTGCTGCTGCGCGGCCACCTCGGCCGCCCCGGCGCCGGCCTGTGCCCGGTACGTGGCCACAGCAATGTGCAGGGCGACCGCACCATGATGATCTACGAGCAGCCGCCACAGGCGTTCCTGGACCGGCTGCAGAAGGTGTTCGGCTTCGCCCCGCCGCGCGCGCCCGGCTACGACACGGTCGGTGCGATCGAGGCGATGGCCGACGGCCGCGCCAAGGTGTTCTTCGCCATGGGCGGCAATTTCGCCACCGCCACGCCCGATACCGATGCCACCCATCGCGCGCTGCGCCGTTGCCAATTGACCGTTCACGTCACCACCAAGCTCAACCGCAGCCACCTGGTGCACGGGCGCGACGCGCTGATCCTGCCGTGCCTGGGCCGCACCGAGATCGACATCCAGGAGGGCGGACCGCAGCACGTCAGCGTCGAGGATTCGATGAGCATGGTGCACCTGTCCGGCGGCATCAATCCGCCGGCCTCGCCGCAGTTGCTGTCCGAGCCGGCGATCGTGGCGGGCCTCGCCGAGGCCACGCTCGGTGCGCGCAGCACGATACGCTGGCGCTGGCTGGTGGCCGACTACGATCGCATCCGCGACCTGATCGCGCAGATGTTCGACGACTTCGCCGACTTCAACGCGCGGGTGCGGGTGCCGGGCGGCTTTCGCCTGTCCAATGGCGCGCGCGATCGCGTGTGGGACACGCCCGAGGGCCGCGCGGTGTTCAAGCCGCATGCGGTGCCCACCGACAACCCGATCCACCGCGCACGCCGGGAGCATCCGGGCGAGTTGGTGTTCACCCTGGCCACCACGCGCTCGCACGACCAGTACAACACCACCATCTACGGCCTGGACGACCGCTACCGCGGCGTGTTCGGCGAGCGCCGGGTGCTGTTCATCAACGCCGCCGACATCGCCGACCTGGGCATGCAGGCGGGCGACTGGGTGGACCTGCACAGCCTGTGCGAGGACGGCGTGCCGCGCCAGGCCAAGCGCTTCATGCTGGTCGAGTACAACATCCCGCGCGGCTGCCTGGCCGCCTACTACCCGGAGACCAATGCGCTGGTGCCCTTGTCCAGCTTCGCCGACGAGGCGCGCACGCC